In Chryseobacterium salivictor, the DNA window TAAAAACACAACTTTGTTTTCCAATCCTTCTTTTTTTACAAGCGCCTCGTATTCCGTTCTTTTGGGGCCGTCGCCGGCAATTTTAAAAATAACATTGTCTAAATGTCTGGTGGCTAAAATGGCTTGAGAAATTCCCCTCGACTGGTTAATAATTCCTTGATAGAGCAGGATTTTTGGATTATTTTTCGGTATATCAATTGGCTCTGAAATTCGCCTTGGGATATTTCTTACAACCACAGGATTTACGCCATATTGATCAGCGAACCATTCTGCGTAGCTGTAACTTTCCGTCATCATATATTTGATGTTGGGCACCAGTTTTTGTTCTAAAAATCTCCATATTTTTTGCGAAATTTTACCTTGGATGGCAGGCATTTCAGTAAAGATTTCATGACTGTCAAATAGAAGTGGGATATTTAATTTTTTAGAAATGAGTGTATTGGGCAACAGCGCATCCAAATCATTCGCAAGGAGGATGGTGTTTTTATCGGCATTCTTTTTAAGTTCTTTATAAAGTTTCCAGTTGAATTCTGCGTAGGCAGTTTTTAACGAAGATGAAAAATGTTTTATCCGAAGGAATTTATAAGGACGGTGCATTGCTCCCGCGCCTCCCCAATCATTTCCTATTAAAAGTACTTCATATCCATTTTTATGCAAAGTTTCGCACACCTTTTCAATTCTTTGGTCGGTATACAAACTGCTAAATGCTGAAACAATAACTTTCATAATGCGTATTTACGATTTTTTCACCAGATGATAAACCTGAATACCGCAAAGCACAGCGTTGGGAATAATAATCGGCCAAAGATAATTGCTGTAAATACCATATAACACAAACAGGACACAACCGATAAGATTGATAATTCTGATTTTCTTGATGTCCTTCAGCGCAAAACTCAAAACGATGAAAAAAGATGCAGCGTAACCGATGTAGTTGGTAATTTCGGGAGTCATAGTATTCTTTTTTGAGAGACAAACGTAATGATTTTCACTGAAATAAGAAAATCATTTCTGCCATTTAGTCTTGAATTGATTTTGGTAAAGAATTTGTAACTTACATAGAGAATTTAAAGATTTTTATCTATCTTCAATTAACAGACGAGAAACAATAATATGGATAGTCAATTTTCAAACGGTTTGAATCAAGTTTTCAAACACAGTAAAGACGAAGCAAGACGCTTGCACAGCGAGTTTCTTAATACAGAGCATTTCATCTTAGGAATGATTAAAACAGACAACTCTGCCAAGGAGATCATGCATAATTTGGGAGCCGATTTAACCCAAATCAAAAGAAAAATCGAAACCATGGCCGTGGCCAGTTTAAACCCATTTTCTGCAGAAAGTGAAAAGATATCTTTTACCAAAATGGCTGACCAAGCCGTGAAAAGGTCGGAATTGGAATGCAGACAGTACCAAAGTTCAGAAGTGAATACCGTTCATTTGTTACTCGGTATTCTTTATAAATCAGAGGATCCTACGACCAGTATTTTAAGTTCGTACGATATCGATTATGAAAGAGTAACCAAGGAATATCAGACGATGTTGAAAAACTCAGGACAAAGTCCTAAAATGAGTGCATACGATGATGACGAAGAACGGGAGGAATTCGGACAAATGAGAAGACCTACCGGCAATATTGGCACCGGTAAAAGCAAAACACCCACTTTGGACAACTTCGGAAGAGATCTTACCACGCTTGCCCGGGAAGGAAAACTGGATCCGGTAATCGGTCGTGAAAAAGAAATCGAAAGGGTTTCACAGATTTTATCCAGAAGGAAAAAGAATAACCCTCTTTTAATCGGGGAGCCTGGTGTTGGTAAATCGGCAATAGCAGAAGGTTTAGCTTTACGGATTCAACAGAAAAAAGTTTCCCGGGTTCTTTATGGAAAACGCGTGATTACTTTAGATCTGGCAAGTTTAGTGGCTGGAACAAAATACCGTGGTCAGTTCGAAGAGAGAATGAAAGCCATCATGACCGAACTGGAAAAAAACCGCGATGTCATTTTGTTCATCGATGAATTGCACACGATTGTTGGAGCAGGAAGTTCAACCGGAAGTTTAGATGCTTCCAATATGTTTAAACCTGCGCTCGCAAGGGGCGAAATTCAATGTATTGGTGCCACGACTCTTGACGAATACCGACAGTATATCGAGAAAGACGGTGCTTTAGAAAGACGTTTTCAAAAGGTAATGGTAGAGCCAACTACCGTGGAGGAAACCGTACAGATTTTAAATCAAATTAAAGACAAATACGAAGACCACCACAATGTGACTTATACCGATGAGGCGATTCTGGCTTGTGTGAATTTAACCGCACGGTATATTACCGACCGGTTTTTGCCGGATAAAGCGATCGATGCAATGGATGAAGCAGGTTCCAGAGTGTATATTAAAAATATGAAAGTTCCTACCGAAATCATCGAACACGAAAAAAGCATCGAAGAAATTAAGGAACTGAAACAGGCAGCAGTTAAAAAGCAGGATTACCTTGAAGCACGAAAACTAAAAGATGAAGAAGAGCGCTTGCAGATGGAACTAAATGCAGCGCAGGAACAGTGGGATAAAGATGTCAAAGAGAAAAAAGAAATCGTAGACGAGGAAAGTGTCGCGGAAGTGGTTTCTATGATGAGTGGAATTCCGGTAACCAAAGTCGGTAAAAACGAACTCGATAAACTGGCACAGATGGAAACGATACTTAGCGGAAAAGTAATTGGACAGGCGGATGCGGTGAAAAAAGTGGTGAAAGCCATCCAAAGAAACAGAGCCGGTCTGAAAGATCCAAACCGTCCGATCGGAACTTTCATTTTTCTGGGAACAACCGGTGTTGGTAAAACAGAACTTGCAAAAGTAATGGCTCGTGAACTCTTTGACTCTGATGAAGCTTTAATCAGAATCGACATGAGTGAATACATGGAAAAATTCGCGGTTTCCCGCTTGGTCGGTGCGCCTCCGGGATATGTGGGTTATGAAGAAGGCGGCCAGCTGACCGAAGCGGTTCGCAGAAAACCTTATGCGGTGGTGCTTTTAGATGAAATTGAAAAAGCCCATCCCGATGTATTCAATATCTTGCTGCAGATTTTAGATGAAGGTTTTGTAACCGATTCTTTAGGCAGAAAAATAGACTTTAGAAATACAATCATCATTTTAACCTCTAATATTGGAACCAGAGATTTAAAAGATTTCGGCGACGGAGTCGGTTTTGGCACCAATGCGAAGAAATCAAATACCGATGCAAGAGCCAGAAGTACCATTGAAAATGCCCTGAAGAAAGCTTTTGCTCCTGAATTCTTAAATAGAATTGACGACATCGTGATCTTTAATAACCTAGAAAAAGAAGATATTTCTAAAATTATCGATCTGGAATTGGCTAAACTCTACAGCCGTCTCGAAAAATTAAACTACAAAGTTGAACTGACAGACGATGCTAAAGAATTTATCGCTGAAAAAGGTTGGGACAAAGACTTTGGAGCCAGACCTCTGAAACGTGCCATCCAGAAATATATCGAAGATCTTTTGGCAGAAATGTTGGTGAACAAACTGCTGACCGAAGGCGGAACGGTAGTCTTGAAACTGAATGAAGCCAAAGACGGTTTAGAAGGTGAGCCTGTTAAAACTAAAGCAACGGCAAAATAACTTTTCAATTAACCTATAAAAAAAACCGTCCTGTCAGTATGTTGACAGGACGGTTTTTTATTTTAATAAAAGCAGGATGTTTTATTTAATTTCTATACATCCAACTCTGCCACCTGCATTTCCGGTGGGCTGGGTATGGAAATCATCTTCACCTGCATGAATGATAATTGATTTTCCGATAATATTTTTGGAGTCATCCTTACACCCCAAACACCAGTTGTCGGTTTTGAAAACCAGTCTCGCAGTTCCATCTTTGTCGGCAACCAGATTCCCGATGTCGCCCATGTGAAATTCGCCATGTTCCCATTTTCCGTGTTTTTCTGCCGTGGGATTCCAATGTCCGCCTGCAGAACTTCCGTCAGCCGCCGAGCAGTCTCCTTTTTCATGAATATGTACGGCGTGGATCCCCGGAGTTAATTTGTAAACATTCAGGTCCATTTCGACATTTTTACCCGTTTGAGAAAATGCAGCCGTTCCCTGAGTGGCGGTTCCGCTTTTAGAATTGATGACATAAGACTTTGTGGTGGTGCAGGATACAGCAACAATTGCGCTGCATAGCAACATAGAAAATGAAGAGATTTTCATAATATTTATTTTGAGGTTAATGTAAATAATTGTTTTTGAATAAGCTAAAAGATAATTTAAAATACCATTCGGTTTACAAATTTAACCATTCGGTAGATTATATTTTCATCAAAAGCCATTCCGTAATAGATTTGCGGTATAAAATTCTCATCATGCAGCCTTTCATTATTTCTAAAGTTCTCCTTTTTGTGTTTTTTTTGGCAGGCATTTTTTCCAATGCACAGATTACGGTGTCGGGGAAAGTTAATTTCAAAAATAAAGGGATCAAAGATATTTCGGTCACTTTAAAAGATACTTACGACGGTGCAACAACTGACGAAAATGGAAACTATTCTTTTGAAACCACTGAAAAAGAAGCGCAGGTCTTGGTTTTTTCAAATTCTAAATTTGTCGAAGTTGAGAAACCAATTTTGATCGGAACGGAAAATCTTAGCGTTAATTCTGATCTTGAAGAACAGATTTCTGAAATTGATGCCGTAGTTATTTCTGCCGGTTCCATTGAAGCGAGTGATAAAAAAAGAGCGACGGCACTGTTAACTCCAATTGATATTTACACCACTGCGGGTGCAAACGGACAAATTTCTTCCGCTTTGGAAACGCTTCCCGGAGTTCAGAAAATCGGTGAGACCGAAGGATTATTTGTCCGCGGCGGAACCGGCGAGGAAACTAAATTTTTTATGGATGGAAATTTAGTCAACAATTTTTTCGGAAATTCAGTTCCCGGGATCAAAGCGATGGATCGGTTAAATACGTCTTTATTTAAAGGGAATGTATTTTCCAGCGGCGGATATTCTGCTGTTTACGGACAGGCATTATCTTCAGTTTTGGTCTTGGAAAGTATCGGTTTCCCGGAAAAGAATTCTGTAGAGTTAGGGATTTCGCCTCTATTTGTAACTGCGGGATTTCAAAATGTAAACGGAGAAAAATCGAAGTCTTTTGGTGTTTTTGGTTCGTATTCTAATCTGGGATTAATGACGAAATTAATTAAATTCAATAATGATTTTACCAAAGCTCCCGAAAGTTTTGGGACCAACTTTAACTTTAGATTAAAAAATAAAAAAGGAGGAATCCTGAAATATTACGGAAGTTTTGACACCAATACAATCGGATTGCAGACAGAAAGTTTAGAGCCGAATATCGATTTTGATCAGACTTTTTTAAAAGGGAAAAACACTTTTCATAACTTATCTTTCAGGCAGAAATGGGGCGAATATGTGATGAATTTAGGAAGTTCTTATACTTTTAATTCCAATTTTATTCACCTTAGCAATACGTATGAAAACGCAGAAATTAATCCAAATTCAATAGAGATTAAAGGAAATTATTTCAATGTGAAAGGCGTGGTAGAAAGAAAAATCAATCGGATTTCAGCGGTTAGAGGCGGTACTGAATTTAATCAGGCCCGCGAAATAACGGATATTGAAATATCGCCCGTTCCTTTTCAGTCCCATCATCAAATTACCTCTTTTTTTGCCGAAACAGATTTAGGTTTCAGCAACCATTTGTCAGCGAAAGTTGGTGTAAGAACTGAATATTCATCAGCAGTTAATCAATGGAATCTGTCGCCAAGATTGGCGATGGCGTACCGGATTTCAAAAAGCTGGACCAGTTCTCTGGCGTATGGAATTTTCTATCAAAACCCGGAACAGAAATATTTCGGAAACAATCCGTTGAATGATCAAAAAGCCGAACATTATATTTTGCAGGTTCAGAAATCGGAAGAGGGCAGAAGTTTTCGCCTGGAAGCTTTCTACAAAAATTACAGCGATTTAATTAAAACAAAAGTCCTGAATTATCGTCCCATCGCCATTAATAATAACGGAAATGGTTTTGCCAAAGGTTTCGAAATTTTCTGGCGGGATAAAAAGTCAATCAAAAATATCGACTACTGGATTTCATATTCTTATCTGGATTCCAGGCGTAATTTCCTGAATTATGACCAAAGT includes these proteins:
- a CDS encoding uroporphyrinogen decarboxylase, producing MTPEITNYIGYAASFFIVLSFALKDIKKIRIINLIGCVLFVLYGIYSNYLWPIIIPNAVLCGIQVYHLVKKS
- a CDS encoding TonB-dependent receptor, with translation MNKLKDNLKYHSVYKFNHSVDYIFIKSHSVIDLRYKILIMQPFIISKVLLFVFFLAGIFSNAQITVSGKVNFKNKGIKDISVTLKDTYDGATTDENGNYSFETTEKEAQVLVFSNSKFVEVEKPILIGTENLSVNSDLEEQISEIDAVVISAGSIEASDKKRATALLTPIDIYTTAGANGQISSALETLPGVQKIGETEGLFVRGGTGEETKFFMDGNLVNNFFGNSVPGIKAMDRLNTSLFKGNVFSSGGYSAVYGQALSSVLVLESIGFPEKNSVELGISPLFVTAGFQNVNGEKSKSFGVFGSYSNLGLMTKLIKFNNDFTKAPESFGTNFNFRLKNKKGGILKYYGSFDTNTIGLQTESLEPNIDFDQTFLKGKNTFHNLSFRQKWGEYVMNLGSSYTFNSNFIHLSNTYENAEINPNSIEIKGNYFNVKGVVERKINRISAVRGGTEFNQAREITDIEISPVPFQSHHQITSFFAETDLGFSNHLSAKVGVRTEYSSAVNQWNLSPRLAMAYRISKSWTSSLAYGIFYQNPEQKYFGNNPLNDQKAEHYILQVQKSEEGRSFRLEAFYKNYSDLIKTKVLNYRPIAINNNGNGFAKGFEIFWRDKKSIKNIDYWISYSYLDSRRNFLNYDQSLFPNFAAKHTLSVVAKKFVTDWKTGFNLSYSYASGRPFYNFRTEENGEYYLNSQGKLKDFNALNFSLNYLPNLGKKDSKAFTVLVLSVNNILGQKNIYGYQFSNDGLRSKPVLPSASTFVFIGAFINFGIDRTQDAINNNL
- a CDS encoding glycosyltransferase → MKVIVSAFSSLYTDQRIEKVCETLHKNGYEVLLIGNDWGGAGAMHRPYKFLRIKHFSSSLKTAYAEFNWKLYKELKKNADKNTILLANDLDALLPNTLISKKLNIPLLFDSHEIFTEMPAIQGKISQKIWRFLEQKLVPNIKYMMTESYSYAEWFADQYGVNPVVVRNIPRRISEPIDIPKNNPKILLYQGIINQSRGISQAILATRHLDNVIFKIAGDGPKRTEYEALVKKEGLENKVVFLGKLIPTELRKLTKTADVALSIEENGGVSYLYSLPNKVSDCIQARVPLVLINFPEMMRVYNQFKVGEIVENHDPLNLAEKIKTVIAKGREFYQPELERASQELCWEKEEPKILALFKQVVEENF
- a CDS encoding ATP-dependent Clp protease ATP-binding subunit, which encodes MDSQFSNGLNQVFKHSKDEARRLHSEFLNTEHFILGMIKTDNSAKEIMHNLGADLTQIKRKIETMAVASLNPFSAESEKISFTKMADQAVKRSELECRQYQSSEVNTVHLLLGILYKSEDPTTSILSSYDIDYERVTKEYQTMLKNSGQSPKMSAYDDDEEREEFGQMRRPTGNIGTGKSKTPTLDNFGRDLTTLAREGKLDPVIGREKEIERVSQILSRRKKNNPLLIGEPGVGKSAIAEGLALRIQQKKVSRVLYGKRVITLDLASLVAGTKYRGQFEERMKAIMTELEKNRDVILFIDELHTIVGAGSSTGSLDASNMFKPALARGEIQCIGATTLDEYRQYIEKDGALERRFQKVMVEPTTVEETVQILNQIKDKYEDHHNVTYTDEAILACVNLTARYITDRFLPDKAIDAMDEAGSRVYIKNMKVPTEIIEHEKSIEEIKELKQAAVKKQDYLEARKLKDEEERLQMELNAAQEQWDKDVKEKKEIVDEESVAEVVSMMSGIPVTKVGKNELDKLAQMETILSGKVIGQADAVKKVVKAIQRNRAGLKDPNRPIGTFIFLGTTGVGKTELAKVMARELFDSDEALIRIDMSEYMEKFAVSRLVGAPPGYVGYEEGGQLTEAVRRKPYAVVLLDEIEKAHPDVFNILLQILDEGFVTDSLGRKIDFRNTIIILTSNIGTRDLKDFGDGVGFGTNAKKSNTDARARSTIENALKKAFAPEFLNRIDDIVIFNNLEKEDISKIIDLELAKLYSRLEKLNYKVELTDDAKEFIAEKGWDKDFGARPLKRAIQKYIEDLLAEMLVNKLLTEGGTVVLKLNEAKDGLEGEPVKTKATAK
- a CDS encoding superoxide dismutase family protein yields the protein MKISSFSMLLCSAIVAVSCTTTKSYVINSKSGTATQGTAAFSQTGKNVEMDLNVYKLTPGIHAVHIHEKGDCSAADGSSAGGHWNPTAEKHGKWEHGEFHMGDIGNLVADKDGTARLVFKTDNWCLGCKDDSKNIIGKSIIIHAGEDDFHTQPTGNAGGRVGCIEIK